The following coding sequences lie in one Pelobacter seleniigenes DSM 18267 genomic window:
- a CDS encoding SHOCT domain-containing protein: protein MFYGHHSGWACGPFGFSGPGGIFTQLLFWLLIAFIIYQLFRLLRRPAYHSRSNSAALDTLNQRLAEGAISQAEYDEIRKRLSS from the coding sequence ATGTTCTATGGTCACCACTCTGGCTGGGCCTGCGGCCCGTTCGGTTTTAGCGGACCAGGAGGAATATTCACCCAATTACTGTTCTGGCTGTTGATCGCCTTTATCATTTATCAACTGTTTCGCCTGTTACGGCGACCGGCTTATCACAGTCGCAGCAACAGCGCAGCCCTGGATACGCTGAATCAACGCCTGGCCGAGGGCGCGATCTCGCAAGCGGAATACGATGAAATCCGCAAGCGCCTGTCCTCCTAA
- a CDS encoding LemA family protein produces MKIKVLLMLLSSVLLLNGCGYNTIQKNEEAVTAAWGDVEATYQRRADLIPNLVETVKAYAAHERETLTAVTNARAKVGQVSLSAENLNNPAAMQNFQQAQGELSGALSRLLVVAERYPDLKANQNFRDLQHQLEGTENRINVARQRYNAAVQTFNTSIRTFPNNLTNKFLLKLERKEPFKADAGAATAPKVSF; encoded by the coding sequence TACTGCTGTTAAACGGCTGCGGCTATAACACGATTCAGAAAAACGAGGAAGCGGTCACCGCGGCCTGGGGTGATGTCGAGGCCACCTACCAACGCCGGGCCGACCTGATCCCGAACCTGGTTGAAACAGTCAAGGCGTATGCCGCTCACGAACGGGAAACCCTGACCGCTGTCACCAATGCCCGGGCCAAGGTTGGCCAGGTCAGCCTCTCGGCAGAGAATCTCAACAACCCCGCCGCCATGCAGAACTTTCAGCAGGCCCAGGGGGAATTGTCCGGTGCCCTCTCGCGGCTGCTGGTGGTTGCGGAACGCTATCCGGACCTCAAGGCCAACCAGAACTTCCGTGATCTGCAGCACCAGCTCGAAGGGACTGAAAATCGCATCAATGTCGCCCGCCAGCGCTATAACGCTGCGGTCCAGACCTTCAACACCTCGATCAGGACCTTTCCCAACAACCTGACCAATAAGTTTCTGCTCAAGCTGGAACGCAAGGAACCGTTCAAAGCTGATGCCGGCGCAGCCACAGCTCCCAAGGTATCCTTCTGA
- a CDS encoding TPM domain-containing protein: MATAADFFTAEEQQRIEEAVKAAELTTSGEIVPMVVDCSYEYPRAELIGSGTLSLACGLFVSWAVGGESIWWFLPVFLITFALFFLVIRAWPAFKRKLIHPEEFTIEVKEKAMVCFLEQGLHETRDKTGILILISLFERRVQVLADSGINAKVPQNTWDEIVAMIVTGLKSGAACAATCQAIARCGELLQEHFPRKDDDTDELPNLIIEQKS, translated from the coding sequence ATGGCAACAGCAGCTGATTTTTTTACCGCCGAAGAACAACAACGCATCGAAGAGGCCGTCAAAGCGGCTGAACTGACCACCAGTGGTGAAATCGTGCCCATGGTGGTCGATTGCTCCTATGAATATCCCCGGGCCGAACTGATCGGCAGCGGCACTCTGTCGCTGGCCTGTGGCCTGTTCGTCAGCTGGGCTGTAGGCGGTGAGTCAATCTGGTGGTTCCTACCGGTCTTCTTGATTACCTTTGCGCTTTTTTTTCTGGTCATCAGGGCTTGGCCGGCCTTTAAACGCAAGCTGATCCATCCCGAAGAATTCACCATTGAAGTCAAGGAAAAGGCCATGGTCTGTTTTCTGGAACAGGGGCTTCACGAGACCCGCGACAAGACCGGAATTCTGATTCTGATTTCCCTCTTTGAGCGCCGGGTGCAGGTCTTGGCCGACAGCGGCATCAATGCCAAAGTCCCCCAGAATACCTGGGACGAGATCGTTGCCATGATCGTCACCGGGCTGAAAAGTGGGGCCGCCTGCGCTGCCACCTGCCAGGCCATTGCCCGCTGCGGCGAGCTGTTGCAGGAACATTTTCCGCGCAAGGATGATGATACCGACGAACTGCCCAATCTGATTATCGAGCAGAAGAGCTGA
- the sfsA gene encoding DNA/RNA nuclease SfsA encodes MKLPSPLIEGTLLRRYKRFLTDVELADGSVVTAHTPNTGSMKQCAVPGYRVLLSKAQNPKRKLPYTLELIQVGEHWVDTHTQRTNRVVEEALRQGWIAGLSGYRVTPEYSIGASRIDFLLENDTERVLVEVKNVTLCCRNSVACFPDAVTLRGQKHLRELLAARGNGFRAVIFFLVQRQEAEAFAPADEIDPEYGRILREVVAGGVEVLAYRTEVSPTANRTGSALPVLL; translated from the coding sequence ATGAAACTTCCTTCCCCCCTTATTGAGGGGACCTTGCTGCGTCGCTACAAGCGTTTTCTCACGGATGTCGAACTGGCTGACGGCAGTGTGGTGACCGCTCATACCCCGAATACCGGCAGCATGAAGCAGTGTGCCGTGCCGGGCTATCGGGTATTATTGTCCAAAGCGCAAAACCCGAAACGTAAGCTTCCCTATACCCTGGAGCTGATTCAAGTCGGGGAACATTGGGTGGATACCCATACCCAGCGGACCAATCGGGTGGTTGAAGAGGCTTTGCGGCAGGGCTGGATTGCCGGTCTCAGCGGCTATCGGGTGACGCCGGAATACAGCATCGGCGCGAGCCGGATCGATTTTCTGCTGGAAAACGATACGGAAAGGGTCCTGGTGGAGGTGAAGAATGTCACTCTTTGCTGCCGGAACAGCGTCGCCTGTTTTCCGGACGCCGTGACTCTGCGCGGGCAGAAGCATTTGCGCGAGCTGTTGGCGGCCCGGGGCAATGGTTTTCGGGCGGTGATCTTTTTCCTGGTGCAGCGCCAGGAAGCCGAGGCTTTTGCTCCTGCTGATGAGATCGATCCTGAGTATGGGCGGATCTTGCGCGAAGTAGTGGCCGGCGGGGTGGAAGTTCTGGCCTATAGAACCGAGGTGTCGCCCACGGCCAACCGGACCGGCTCAGCCTTGCCGGTCCTGCTGTGA
- a CDS encoding tRNA(Met) cytidine acetate ligase — MRSVGLITEYNPFHNGHLYHLRQSLHVADAEVAVAVMSGHFLQRGAAALADKWVRTRMALVAGVDLVIELPLPWACSSAPDFARGAVQSLTLLGGIDSLCFGSESGELAPLRQCADLLQQQDALVTERTARLLRGGQNYPQARAMVLAELTGTEDGAALLAGPNNILGIEYLRALNQTGSAMKPLTIARRGVGYHATDVCGDIASATGIRARLAAAEPVSQLVPAAVAAILDETLARGQTFSAQACFRLLLGKIYSAGEQLSRYWLVDDGIENRLQESADAAADLEELIQGSKSRQLTRTRIQRMLVAILLGLEKETAQQLLAAGPQYLHLLGVSSRGRRFLARTRTRRDVPLVQNFSRIFAQLKRRYDQGSARYELAMRQLQLELTATRIYGLLLENLHAGRKSRDFYEPIIESVAGHNS; from the coding sequence ATGCGTAGCGTCGGCTTGATTACCGAATATAACCCCTTTCACAATGGCCATCTCTATCATTTGCGGCAAAGCCTTCATGTGGCAGATGCCGAGGTTGCGGTCGCGGTCATGAGTGGCCACTTTCTGCAGCGCGGCGCCGCCGCGCTGGCGGACAAATGGGTGCGCACCCGCATGGCGCTGGTCGCCGGAGTCGACCTGGTCATCGAATTGCCTTTGCCCTGGGCCTGCAGCAGCGCGCCGGATTTTGCGCGGGGGGCTGTTCAGTCCTTGACCCTGCTGGGCGGCATTGACAGTCTCTGTTTCGGCAGTGAGTCCGGGGAATTGGCGCCGCTGCGCCAATGTGCGGATTTGCTCCAGCAGCAGGATGCCCTGGTGACGGAGCGGACCGCCAGACTGTTGCGCGGCGGACAGAACTATCCGCAGGCACGGGCCATGGTGCTGGCCGAATTGACCGGGACGGAGGACGGTGCGGCTCTTCTGGCCGGTCCGAATAACATTCTCGGGATCGAATACCTGCGGGCCTTGAACCAGACGGGCAGCGCCATGAAACCCTTGACCATTGCCCGGCGTGGCGTGGGGTACCATGCCACGGATGTCTGCGGTGATATCGCCAGTGCCACCGGAATCCGTGCCCGACTGGCTGCTGCGGAGCCGGTCAGTCAGCTGGTGCCGGCTGCCGTTGCCGCCATTCTGGACGAGACCCTGGCTCGTGGGCAAACCTTTTCAGCGCAAGCCTGTTTCAGACTGTTGTTGGGGAAAATTTACAGTGCCGGAGAGCAGCTGAGTCGCTACTGGCTGGTTGACGACGGGATTGAAAACCGTTTGCAGGAGAGTGCCGATGCTGCCGCTGACCTGGAGGAGCTGATCCAGGGAAGCAAGTCGCGACAACTGACTCGGACGCGCATTCAACGCATGCTGGTTGCGATCCTGCTGGGGCTGGAAAAAGAGACTGCCCAGCAGCTGTTGGCGGCCGGGCCGCAGTATTTGCATCTGCTCGGTGTCAGCAGTCGGGGACGGCGATTCCTGGCCAGGACCAGGACCCGTCGGGACGTTCCCCTGGTGCAGAACTTCTCGCGGATCTTTGCCCAGCTCAAACGCCGCTATGATCAAGGCTCGGCCCGTTATGAGCTGGCCATGCGGCAGTTGCAGCTGGAACTGACCGCGACCCGCATCTATGGGCTGTTGCTGGAAAATCTGCATGCCGGGCGGAAGAGCCGGGATTTTTATGAGCCGATCATTGAATCAGTGGCCGGTCATAACAGCTGA
- a CDS encoding TPM domain-containing protein — translation MRRLFLALVILLLSGFPVQALDVPRPTGYVTDLAKMISPTTRLKLDQFLQQFEASDSTQITVLTIPSLEGAVLEDYSLKVFDSWKPGQKKKDNGALLLIVKNDHKIRIEVGYGLEGRLTDLLAGRIIDNEISPRFKQGDFDGGVVSGVVAMAEAVRGEYQGTGKTAGHKRKSSPFGLLFLLFFLGPLLGRIGGRRSGRSRRSGIFFGGPFIGGGGGFGGGGFGGGGFSGGGGGGGGGGASGGW, via the coding sequence ATGCGCAGGCTGTTTTTAGCTCTGGTTATTTTGTTGCTGAGCGGTTTTCCCGTTCAGGCTCTTGATGTCCCGCGACCGACCGGCTATGTCACCGACCTGGCCAAGATGATCTCGCCGACCACCAGGCTCAAGCTGGATCAGTTTCTGCAGCAGTTCGAAGCCAGCGATTCGACCCAGATCACGGTCCTGACGATTCCATCGCTGGAAGGAGCGGTGCTCGAAGACTATTCGCTCAAGGTCTTTGACAGCTGGAAACCGGGCCAGAAAAAAAAAGACAATGGTGCGCTGCTGCTGATCGTCAAAAATGATCACAAAATTCGGATCGAGGTCGGTTATGGCCTGGAAGGCCGTTTGACCGACCTGCTCGCCGGGCGGATCATTGACAACGAAATCTCCCCCAGATTTAAACAGGGGGATTTCGACGGTGGAGTGGTCAGCGGGGTCGTCGCCATGGCTGAAGCAGTGCGCGGAGAATACCAGGGGACGGGAAAAACCGCAGGTCACAAGCGGAAAAGCAGTCCTTTTGGACTGCTTTTTCTGCTCTTCTTTCTCGGTCCGCTGCTTGGCCGTATCGGTGGGCGCAGAAGTGGACGTTCCCGCCGCAGCGGAATCTTCTTCGGCGGCCCCTTTATCGGTGGGGGCGGCGGTTTCGGTGGGGGTGGCTTCGGCGGCGGAGGGTTCTCCGGTGGAGGAGGAGGTGGCGGCGGTGGCGGGGCCTCCGGCGGCTGGTAA
- a CDS encoding fatty acid--CoA ligase, producing the protein MTEKLIQRTASAYAYPLLIKNLLQSPIVDDPLQEIVYRDQFRMTYAEFRQRICRLANALTEMGVQPGDTVAVMDWDSHRYLECFFAIPMIGAVMHTVNIRLSPEQVLYTIDHAEDDYLLVNEEFLPLLEQIKGRIDTVKSYVLLQDGQQQPETTLSFVGEYEELLSAADDHFEFPDFDENTRATTFYSTGTTGMPKGVYFSHRQLVLHSLGAIAALGSVLDQGRVHQRDVYMPITPMFHVHAWGFPYMATTLGIKQVYPGRYTPDMLLKLVAKEEVTFSHCVPTILHLLINHPLFAQTDLSRWKVLIGGAALPKQMCKTALARGIDIYSGYGMSETCPILTIAHVTEADLSPDEETEIRCKTGRPLPLVDLRIVDEKLEDIPADGTSVGEIVVRAPWLTQGYLKDQRNSEALWRGGYLHTGDVANRDKNNYVKITDRIKDVIKIGGEWISSLEVEDLLCSHPAVAEAAVIGLPDSKWGEKPLALIVTKEDMAVSEKELLAHIRGFIEKGMISKQIVLLKFKFVEAIDKTSVGKINKKVLREKHA; encoded by the coding sequence ATGACCGAAAAATTGATTCAGCGCACAGCTTCGGCCTATGCCTATCCCCTGTTGATCAAAAATCTTCTGCAGTCCCCGATTGTCGACGACCCGCTACAGGAAATTGTCTACCGCGACCAGTTCCGCATGACCTATGCCGAGTTCCGCCAACGGATCTGCAGACTGGCCAATGCCCTCACCGAAATGGGCGTGCAGCCCGGGGATACGGTTGCGGTCATGGACTGGGACAGTCATCGCTACCTGGAATGTTTTTTCGCCATCCCCATGATCGGGGCGGTGATGCATACCGTAAACATCCGCCTGTCTCCCGAACAGGTGCTGTATACCATCGACCATGCCGAAGACGATTATCTGCTCGTCAACGAAGAATTTCTGCCTCTGCTCGAGCAGATCAAGGGGCGGATTGATACGGTGAAGAGCTATGTCTTGTTGCAGGATGGGCAGCAACAACCCGAGACCACCCTCTCCTTTGTCGGTGAATACGAGGAACTGCTCAGTGCGGCTGACGACCATTTCGAGTTTCCCGACTTCGATGAGAACACCCGGGCGACGACCTTCTACAGCACCGGCACCACCGGCATGCCCAAAGGCGTCTATTTCAGCCACCGCCAGCTGGTTCTGCACAGCCTCGGTGCGATAGCCGCGTTGGGCAGTGTGCTGGATCAGGGGCGGGTCCATCAGCGCGATGTCTACATGCCCATTACGCCGATGTTCCATGTTCATGCCTGGGGTTTTCCTTACATGGCCACAACCCTCGGAATCAAACAGGTCTACCCGGGACGCTACACTCCGGATATGCTGTTGAAACTGGTTGCCAAAGAAGAGGTCACCTTTTCCCACTGTGTGCCGACTATTCTGCACCTGCTGATAAACCATCCCCTGTTTGCCCAAACCGACTTGTCCCGCTGGAAAGTCCTGATCGGTGGCGCAGCCCTGCCCAAGCAGATGTGTAAAACCGCCCTGGCCCGCGGGATCGACATCTATTCCGGGTACGGCATGTCGGAGACCTGCCCGATTCTGACCATCGCCCATGTCACCGAAGCGGACCTGAGTCCGGATGAGGAGACCGAGATCCGCTGTAAGACTGGCCGCCCTCTCCCCCTGGTCGATCTGCGGATTGTCGATGAAAAGCTGGAGGATATCCCGGCCGACGGCACCAGCGTCGGTGAAATTGTGGTGCGCGCGCCCTGGCTGACCCAGGGCTATCTGAAGGACCAGCGCAACTCCGAAGCGCTTTGGCGGGGTGGGTATCTGCATACCGGCGATGTGGCGAACAGAGATAAAAACAATTACGTCAAAATTACCGACCGCATCAAAGACGTCATCAAAATCGGCGGCGAATGGATCTCTTCCCTGGAAGTTGAAGACCTGCTCTGTTCACACCCGGCAGTGGCCGAAGCTGCGGTCATCGGCCTGCCTGACAGCAAATGGGGTGAAAAGCCCCTCGCCCTGATCGTCACCAAAGAAGACATGGCGGTCAGCGAGAAAGAACTGCTCGCCCATATTCGCGGGTTCATCGAAAAAGGGATGATCTCCAAACAGATCGTGCTGCTGAAGTTCAAATTTGTCGAGGCCATCGACAAAACTAGCGTCGGTAAAATCAACAAGAAAGTACTGCGGGAAAAGCATGCCTGA
- the ald gene encoding alanine dehydrogenase, with amino-acid sequence MVVGVLKEIKVEENRVCMTPAGVEVMLAHGHQVLVETMAGLGSGFSDEDYRTAGAEIAPSAADVYARCEMVMHVKEPQPQEYALIRPGQIVFTYFHFAADEELTRAMLASGAVCVAYETITSASDQLPLLTPMSEVAGRMAAQEGAKYLERSQGGRGILMGGVPGVAPATVLVIGGGTVGVHAAQMAAGLGAKVYLLDSNLERLRYLDEIMPKNCFALMSTPATIRQLVTEADLVVGAVLVHGAKAPKLVTRDMLTTMKPGSVLVDVAIDQGGCFETSRPTTHSEPIYVIDGVVHYCVANMPGAVPLTSTMALTNATLPYALKLADLGWREAAQADPGILEGLNIVAGQVCYPGVAEAFGLELTMAVDILQAC; translated from the coding sequence ATGGTTGTTGGAGTGCTGAAAGAGATTAAGGTTGAGGAAAATCGTGTCTGTATGACTCCTGCGGGGGTCGAAGTCATGCTGGCCCATGGGCACCAGGTGCTGGTCGAAACAATGGCCGGCCTGGGCAGCGGGTTCAGTGACGAGGACTACCGGACGGCAGGTGCGGAGATTGCGCCTTCGGCGGCGGATGTTTATGCCCGCTGTGAAATGGTCATGCATGTCAAAGAGCCGCAGCCGCAGGAATATGCCCTGATTCGTCCCGGGCAGATCGTTTTCACCTATTTCCACTTTGCCGCCGATGAGGAGCTCACCCGCGCAATGCTGGCCAGCGGGGCGGTTTGCGTCGCCTATGAAACCATTACTTCCGCCAGCGACCAGCTGCCGCTGCTCACGCCCATGAGCGAAGTGGCCGGACGGATGGCTGCCCAGGAAGGGGCCAAGTACCTGGAGCGTTCGCAGGGGGGGCGCGGCATCCTGATGGGTGGTGTGCCCGGTGTTGCACCGGCAACGGTGCTGGTGATCGGCGGCGGGACGGTTGGTGTTCACGCGGCGCAGATGGCGGCCGGCCTCGGCGCCAAGGTCTATCTGCTCGACAGCAACCTTGAGCGGTTGCGTTATCTTGATGAAATCATGCCCAAGAACTGTTTTGCGCTGATGTCCACCCCGGCCACAATTCGGCAGCTGGTGACCGAGGCCGACCTGGTGGTCGGTGCGGTTCTGGTGCATGGGGCCAAGGCTCCCAAGTTGGTGACCCGTGATATGCTGACCACCATGAAGCCCGGTTCTGTGCTGGTGGATGTGGCCATCGATCAGGGTGGCTGTTTCGAAACCTCGCGGCCGACGACCCACAGCGAACCGATTTACGTGATTGATGGGGTGGTCCACTATTGTGTTGCCAATATGCCGGGGGCGGTGCCCTTGACATCGACCATGGCATTGACCAACGCAACCTTGCCTTACGCCCTTAAACTGGCCGATCTCGGCTGGCGGGAAGCGGCGCAGGCAGATCCCGGGATCCTGGAAGGATTGAATATCGTGGCTGGACAGGTCTGTTATCCCGGGGTTGCCGAAGCTTTCGGCCTGGAATTAACCATGGCTGTCGACATTCTCCAGGCTTGCTGA
- a CDS encoding Lrp/AsnC family transcriptional regulator: protein MSNYPSKNQLDAIDQRILTALQKDGRLSFVQLAEKVGLSESACLRRVRLLEQQGIIDRYVMLINQAAVGKPGTVFVQVTLEGQQQDKLQDFEKEIGRVKEVMECYLMSGDSDFLLRVIIRDNEDYMRIHNRLTSLPGVLRVQSSFALKTVLKKTELPL from the coding sequence ATGTCGAATTATCCTTCAAAAAATCAACTTGATGCAATTGATCAACGAATTTTGACGGCGCTACAAAAGGATGGCCGGCTCAGTTTCGTGCAACTGGCCGAAAAGGTCGGGCTATCTGAATCCGCCTGCCTGCGGCGGGTCCGTCTACTCGAACAGCAAGGCATTATCGATCGCTATGTCATGCTTATCAATCAGGCCGCGGTCGGTAAACCCGGGACGGTCTTTGTCCAGGTCACTCTGGAAGGACAGCAGCAGGACAAACTGCAGGATTTCGAAAAGGAAATCGGTCGGGTTAAAGAAGTCATGGAGTGCTACCTGATGTCCGGCGACAGCGACTTTTTACTGCGGGTCATCATCCGCGACAACGAAGACTACATGCGGATCCACAATCGGCTGACCAGCCTGCCCGGCGTTCTACGGGTGCAGTCCTCCTTTGCCCTGAAAACAGTCCTTAAAAAAACGGAACTGCCTCTTTAA